One Streptomyces sp. L2 genomic window carries:
- a CDS encoding ribonuclease BN, with the protein MRQWRRGLHRAWEWLGVHALFGHGRELELMHRAMGFATLALVTLAPLLIVVAAADPLVRGGFASWLADGMGLSGKSARALTIVISPPHNVIGTTSVWSGVLLAVFGVSFGGSVQNGYERIWALPPGPWHRIWRQATWLIALMAYLYQEVQTRTALHGFARIALSSATGLVFFWWGQHFLLGGQVRWRSLLPGAVATMIGLGGLRAFSSLVFTPLIVTNALSYGAVGTVLVVESWLIGVGFVVYGGALFGRWFCEHHWMPGQRHTTAEEPAGGPGDGEPPAGAGGEEPTGDE; encoded by the coding sequence GTGAGGCAGTGGCGGCGTGGCCTGCACCGTGCGTGGGAGTGGCTCGGCGTGCACGCCCTGTTCGGGCACGGCCGGGAGCTCGAACTCATGCACCGGGCCATGGGGTTCGCCACGCTGGCCCTGGTGACCCTGGCCCCGCTGCTGATCGTGGTGGCGGCGGCGGACCCGCTGGTGCGGGGAGGTTTCGCCTCGTGGCTGGCCGACGGCATGGGTCTGTCGGGGAAGTCGGCCCGGGCTCTGACCATCGTGATCAGTCCGCCGCACAACGTCATCGGCACGACAAGCGTGTGGAGTGGTGTCCTGCTCGCCGTGTTCGGCGTGTCCTTCGGCGGCAGCGTGCAGAACGGCTACGAGCGGATCTGGGCGCTGCCGCCCGGTCCCTGGCACCGGATCTGGCGGCAGGCGACCTGGCTGATCGCCCTGATGGCCTATCTGTACCAGGAGGTGCAGACCCGGACGGCGCTGCACGGCTTCGCGCGCATCGCGCTGTCCTCGGCGACCGGGCTGGTGTTCTTCTGGTGGGGCCAGCACTTCCTGCTGGGCGGTCAGGTCCGCTGGCGGTCGCTGCTGCCGGGCGCGGTGGCGACCATGATCGGGCTGGGTGGGCTGCGGGCGTTCTCCTCACTCGTGTTCACCCCGCTGATCGTGACCAACGCGCTGAGCTACGGCGCGGTCGGGACCGTGCTGGTGGTGGAGTCGTGGCTGATCGGGGTGGGGTTCGTCGTGTACGGGGGTGCGCTGTTCGGCCGCTGGTTCTGTGAGCACCACTGGATGCCGGGGCAGCGGCACACCACGGCGGAGGAGCCGGCCGGGGGTCCGGGGGACGGGGAGCCGCCCGCGGGTGCCGGGGGTGAGGAGCCGACCGGGGACGAGTGA